The following DNA comes from Corynebacterium lizhenjunii.
GAGCTCCGCGTAGGTTTGCGAACGCCCAAAGAACCAGGTCGCTGCCCTTTCGCTGTGCTTGTCCAGGTTGTCGCGGTAGACGTCCACCAGCGTGGTGTCCCCGTAGTCCAGGTGGTGCGGGGTCCATTCGCCGTAGTGTTGCAGCCAGGCCTTGGATTCATATGCTGACATGGGTCTTTCCTTCCATCGTGCGTATAGTTTGCAATATCTTATAAGGATCTGGACACGTGCGACCATCCGCCGCGCCGATGCCAGTAGTCTACCTACGCTCGCGTAGCCTAGTCTGCCGATGCCCCCGCCTCCTCCCGCGTTCCATTACCCCGGGCGGGCGGGCTGGTCTTTGCATGACCCCCTTAGTGCGGAAATCTCCTCTGGTCTAAGCCTAAAACGGCAGGTCTACGCGTTAAGGGTTAAATCAACCATATGCCCATGAGCCAAGTCAGGTTTTATTGACTCATTGCGCCCGAAGCTGGCCAAAATGGGCTGGCTTTGGGATTAATTCTCGGAAATGTGCAGGTAGAGAGACTGCGAGTTTATTTGACGCTTTCTTGCTTTTCTGCGTTTGTGGGTCTACTAATTTCGGCTTGGGTGGTGAGGTGGCGTGCGGTGTCGCGGCGGTGGAGTAGCCTTCAGTGACGCCGTAGCAGGATTGCCCGAGTTGGCGGCGGGATGGATGCGAGTTTTATTGATTCATTGCTCCGAAAATTGGTCAAAATGGGTCGATTTCGGCCTGAATTCTCCGAAACCTGCAGCTGAAAGGCTTACAAGTTTATTTGACGCTTTATTGCACCGCTGGTTAAATCAACCGTAACTCCTTGGGGAAGAAAGGGCCGAAGATGAGCAGTTCACGACGACAACGTGCAGAGCTTGAGTCACGGGTACGCAGGCTGATTAATGTGGGTAGGGAGCAACCCTGGCTTGAGTTCAAGGAGGACGGCCTGAGGGAGGGCGCGCGGATTGCGGAATACGTCAGCGCCTTGGGAAATTCGGCCTGCCTGAGTGGGGAGCCCGCGGGATATTTGCTGTGGGGGATTAGTGATTCGGGAGAGATAGTCGGTACAACCTTCGATTGGGAAGCTGCCAAGGGAAAGGGGAATGCTGACTTGAAGCCGTGGCTGACCGAAAAGATCAGCCCTAAGATAGATCTCACCTTTGACTCTCTGGAGATTGACGGGAAACGGGTCGTGATCTTGCGGGTCCCAGCGGCACGCGAGGCTCCGCTAACCTTTGAAGATAAGCGTTATATCCGAATTGATTCTTATAATAAGAACCTCATTAAGAACCCGCAGGCAGAGCGGCAACTTTGGCTGAAGTTGCAACAGTTCTCGAGGGAAAGTGAATTGGTGGCTTCTAACCTGGAGTCTAGTGACATTCTGGAACTGCTCAGCCGGGAGGCGTTCGTGATGAACCGAAAGGAACTGTTGCACCTCGAAGGTGAAGCTCTGGTGGAGACTATGCGGCGGGATGGTGCGGTGACATATACCCATGAGGATGGCTGGGGTATACCCCTGTGGTCGGCGCTCATGTACGCGCAGCATTTGTCGAGTTTCGATGGTCTGAATAGCTATCAGCCGCGTATTTTTCTTTATAGCGGCGAGTCGACCGACACATTTAAGCGTGAGAAGCGCTTCGACCAGGGATACGCCCTTAGTTTCGGAAGGGTGATTGAATTGGTATCTGCCACCGCTCCAGGTGGAGAAGGCTACGATAGTCGGTCGGGTCGCAGGATAGATGTCCCTACGTTGCCTACAATTGCCTTCCGTGAAGTATATGCAAATGCGCTTTTGCACCAAGACTTAAATGACACTGGGAAGTTTGTTACCATCTCGGTTTTTGCTGACAGAATTGAGGTGGCTAATCCTGGCACACCTCTGGTGGATCCGGATCGCTTTATCGACGCCGTCTCGGATTCCCGAAATCAGCGTTTGGGCGAGGCTCTCCGTCGTGCATACTTCGTCGAACAGCGGGGCAGCGGCTGGGATAAGATTGTGCAGTCCCTGGAAGAGGAGCATTTCCCCCCAGCTCTTGTTCGGGTAAATGGTTCAACAGTGGTTTCGCTTAGTGCATATCGCCCATATTCAATGATGAGCATGAGGGAACGTATGCAGGCGGTTTACCAGCATACGTGCTTGTCCTTGTTGCGGGCCCAGCCAGTCAATAATGCGTCAGTTCGGGCACGATTTGGACTCGATAGTAGCCACGCTGCGCAAGTCTCCCGGTTGCTTTCGGCTACAGTCGACGAAAATCTCATTCGACTGTATGACCCAGAAGCCGGACCTCGATCGCGTCGATATGTTCCGAACTGGGCAGCGTGAGGAGCTAATGGCTTGGCTTGAGAGTCTGGTGGCGATCTTTCTTGCTTCGTTACCTCGAAATCCGGCTAAACTGGCTCAATTTCGGCCCTGATCCCCCTAAAACTACAGGTAGTGGTCCCGCGAGTTTATTTGACGCTTTATTGCTTTTCTTCGGTGGCCTGACTTGGCTCATCAGGGTGTGATTAAATTAACCCTTGACACGTAGGCCTGCAGTTTTGGTCTTGCGGGGTCGGGTTTTTCCGCACTAAGGGGGTAGGGGGCGGGGTTGGTTGTAATGTGATTTTTGTGAGCCCGTATATTCGTACCGTTACCACCGCCTCAGGTGCTACTGCTGTGCAGGTGGTGTTAGAAGAACGTGCAGGTAAAAAGGCGATGAAGCATATCGGCTCTGCCCACGATGACTATGAGCTAGCGTTGTTGAAAGCTGAAGCTCAACGCGTGATTGATGGGGATCAACTCTGCCTCGATTTAGGGCTTGACGATAGGAATGCGCCTGCAGGTAGTGGGTCGAAAGACAATCCGTTACCGGTGAGTTCCCAAAAGGCTGGTGTCCTTTTAGAGTGCATTGACTCGTGCTACCAGCGGCTTGGATTTGATGTTGCCACTGGTGGCGACCAGGTTTTTGCCAATCTAGTTCGCGCGCGGATTATTCAGCCAGGTTCCAAGCTGGATTCGATTGAGACTTTGGCCGAAGTTGGCGTGGTAAGTGCCACTTATGCCACAATCAAACGGCATTTAGCCAGCTACGCTACAGAGTCATTTCGTGAGATTTTGTCTCAAGCCTTAGCTCGCCATGCTGGTATCGGTGCAGGAAGCTTCGTCTTATACGACGTGACCACGCTGTATTTCGAAACTGATACTCCAGATGACCTGCGTAAATCCGGCTTTTCGAAAGAACGCCGAGTCGAACCTCAAATCCTGGTAGGCCTGCTAACCGATGCCACGGGCTTCCCACTACATATCGGGGCCTATGAAGGCAACAAAGCCGAAACGCACACGTTGTTACCGATGATCCGGGCTTTTCAGTCTGCGTACAATCTCGACCGCGTCACGATTGTTGCTGATGCGGGCATGTTTTCAGCCGAGAACAAGACAGCTATCGTTGAGGCGGGGCTAGATTACATCCTTTCTACCAAAGTCCCCTCCCTGCCTGAGGTGATCACCCAGTGGAAACAGGAACATCCTGGCCAGGACTACACTCACGGGCAAATATGGTCCCAGCCTTCCTACACAGATCGACGCCATGCCACAACAGGCAAGCCGGATTCTGTTACTCACTTTCACTACTCCTACGATCGGGCTCGACGAACAGTGCGCGGCATCGACGAGCAGCTAGCCAAGGCTGCCCGAGCAGTAGAAGGCAAAGTAGCGATCAAACGTAATCGATACATCGATCTCAAAGCCCCAAATAAAAAGGTCAACTACGAACTGGCCACCAAACATAGGGCCTTAGCTGGGATTAAAGGCTACGAAACGACGCTCACATCGATGCCCGCACCCGAGGTGCTCCGCGCCTACAGACATCTGCTCAACATTGAAAAATCGTTCCGAATGTCAAAGTCCGATCTCAAAGCCCGCCCGATCTACGCGCGAACCGAAGACTCTATAAACGCCCACCTCAACATCGTCATGGCCGCTCTAGCAATCAGTCAGATGATGGAAACGGCCACAGGCAAAAGCATCAAACGCCTGGTACGAACCCTGAAAAAATACCGAACCTTCGAACTCAAACTCAACGGCACCACCATCCACGCCGCCACACCACTGCCCCCTGACGTCCAACAACTCCTCAACGCCATCACCCAAGCCTGACTTCCGCACTAAAATGAGCCAAGTCGGGTTTGACGCTTTATTGCTTTTCTGCGGCAGGTGGGCAGCAGAAAGCCCGCACGTACGGCGCGGGCTTAGGTAGCGGTCAGCGGCGGGGGAGGGCTTAATTCTCCTCGTTGAGGCGGGCGAGGAGGTCGGCTTGGACGTCGCGGCGGCGGATCTTGCCCATTTGGTCCTTGGCAAGGGACTCGAAGTGGTAGAAGGTGCGCGGGACTTTGTAGCGGGTTAGCCGCTCGCGGCAGTATTCCTTGAGGCCCTCCGGGTCCAGGGCGGCGCCGTCGACTAGGTCAATACACGCCACAACGTCTTCAGAGCCATCGGAGCGGGGCCGACCCACAACGGCAACATCTTCGACATCAGGATGGGTGAGGAGTACTTCCTCAACCTCGCCGGGGTAGACGTTAAAGCCACCGGTGATGATGATTTCCTTAATGCGCGAGACCAACCGGATAAAGCCGTCTTCTTCCATCACACCCATGTCCCCGGTGCGGAACCAACCATTGTGGAAGGCAGCAGCGGTGGCTTCCGGGTTGTTGAAGTAACCCTTGAATACCTGGGGGCCACGGGCGAGGACTTCGCCCTCCTGACCGTCCGGCATGGTTTCATCCAGATTATCTGGGTTGCCAATGCGCACTTCGGTATCGGGGAAGGGGATACCCACGTACCCGGGGCGCCGGTCAGAGGTCATGGGGTTGCCCACGATGATGGGGGAGCATTCGGTCAAGCCGTAGCCCTCCACCAGCAGGCCGCCGGTGTATTCTTCCCACTTTTCGACGGTGGCTACCGGGAGGGTGGACGCGCCGGAGAACGCCGCGCGCACGCCCTTGATTTCTACGCCCTTTTCCTCGGCGGCCTGGACAATCTTTTCGTAGAGCGTGGGTACGCCCGGCACCCAGGTGGGGGTGTGCTTCTTCATGATGTCCATAATCAGCGGCACCTGCGGGGAGGGCAGGAGGACTAGCTCGCCGCCAATGAATTGCGCCAGGGTGGCGTTCATGGTCAGGCCATAGGCGTGGAAGAAGGGCAAGGCGGCCAGCATGCGCTCGGGGCGCTCGCCCAACTCGGGCACCCAGTGCTTGCCCTGCAGGAGATTGGAGAATAAGTTGCCGTGGGTTAGCTCGGCGCCCTTCGGCGTACCCGTGGTACCGGAGGTGTACAGGATTAGTGCAGTGGTGTCCTTGGTGACCTCGGTGGGGGTTTCAATGTCTGCACCATTGCCGCCGATGGCATTACCAATGAGGGTATCCCACGGCACGGTATTGGGGGCATCGGCAGACAATTGCTCGCGCTTGGCCTTCAGGAACGGCAAGCGGAGGGCCATACGCTGCGCGGCCGGCATGGCATCAATCATATTGATGGACACCACGGTCTCCAGGTGGGTGGTAGGCCGCAGCTTTTCCAGCGTCGATGCCGTCTTATCCCACGCAATGGCAATCCGCGCGCCGTGGTCCTGGAACAGGGACTCCAGCTCGTGGGCGGTGTAGAGCGGGTTGTGTAACACCACCGTGGCGCCCAGCTTGAGCACGGCATAAAAGGCGGCCACCTGCTGGGGGCAGTTGGGGGCCACAATGGCCACGCGGTCCCCGGGCCGCACGCCAAAGGCCCGCAGGCCTGCGGCAGCGCGGCGCACCTGGCGGTCTAATTCTGCATAGGTTTGGGTTTTGCCAAAGAAGTAGGTGGCGGGTTTGTCCGCATTGATGGCTAAGTTGTTGTCGTAAATATCCAGCAGTGTGGTTTCCCCGTACTCCAGGGTGTGCGGGGTAAAAGGCGCGTAGTACTGAAGCCAAGCCTTGGACTCATATGCGGACATAGGTGCAACCTCCGTTTGCGTAGGTTTGGGCTCCGCTAAGTATACGCGGGCCCGCCACGCCCGCGTAGAATAGGCCTTTATGCGTATTGCGATGATCTCTATGCACACCTCGCCTTTGGAGCAGGCGGGGTCTGGTGATGCCGGGGGGATGAACGTCTACGTCCTCAACACCGCCCGCCATCTGGCGCGACGCGGGGTTGAAGTAGACATTTTCACCCGCGCCACCCGCCCTTCCCAGGGCGAAATCGTTGCGGTGGAAGAGGGCCTGCGGGTGATCAATATCGTGGCCGGGCCCTATGAGGGGCTGGATAAAGAAGACCTGCCCACCCAGCTGGCCGCTTTTACCGGGGGCATAGTCAACTTTGCGCGCTGTTTCGGCCTGGATTATGACGTGATTCATTCGCATTATTGGCTCTCTGGCCAGGTGGGTTGGTTGCTGCGCGATTTGTGGGAAGCCCCCTTGGTCCACACCGCGCATACGCTGGCGGCGGTCAAAAATGCGCACCGCACCCAGGGCGATACCCCAGAGTCGGAGGCGCGCCGCATCTGTGAGCAGCAGATTGTGGATAATGCTGATCTGTTGGTGGTCAATACCGTCCAGGAGACACGGGATTTGGTGGAGCATTATGATGCCGCCGCGGAGCGTATCGTGGTGGTCTCCCCGGGTGCGGATGTGGAGCTGTTTACCCCGGGAACTGACCGCAACACGGAGCGCTCCCGGCGTGAGCTGGGCATTCCGCTGCATACCAAGGTGGTGGCCTTTGTGGGCCGGCTGCAGAAATTCAAGGGCCCGGAGGTGTTGATTCGGGCTACGGCGGAGTTGATGCGCCGCGATCCGCACCGCGACCTGCGGGTGATTATGTGCGGTGGGCCTTCGGGGGCCCACGCCACCCCGGAGACTTACCAGCTTTTGGCCCGTGAGTTGGGCGTTGAGCGCGTCGTGCGCTTCCTGTCGCCGCGCCCGCCGGAGGAGTTGGTCTCGGTCTACCGGGCGGCGGATGTGGTGGCGGTTCCTAGTTATAACGAGTCTTTTGGTCTGGTGGCCATGGAGGCCCAGGCCACAGGTACTCCGGTGGTGGCCGCGGCGGTGGGCGGTTTGCCTACGGTGGTTGATGCAGGCGAGACCGGCCTGCTGGTGCACTCCCATGAGCCCGAGGCCTGGGCGGATGCCTTGGCGCAGCTGTTGGATGATGATGAGCGCCGCATTGCTATGGGTGAGGCCGCTGTGGAGCACGCTAGCCAGTTCAGTTGGGCCGCTGCTGCCACGCAGCTTGAAGCTATCTTTGCCGATGCCCTGAGCATCGAGATTCCTGATTGTCACGCTCGCCGCGCCATCGGCTACTAGTTTCTTGCACCTGAGCTTGCCGATGCCCCCGCCACTGCGGCTATGCTGCGAAGGCATGGGTAGTCTGTGGTTTGGTATGGCCATCATGCTGTGTGCTGCGGTTGTGTGTGCAACCGCAGTTCCTGCTGCACGTGGCTCTGGAAAGAAGCACCCCTTGGTTATGCGGAGCTCTGCGGCTGCGGCGTGGTGGTTTAGCATTGCAGCCCTGGCTTATGTGGTGGCGTTTGCGCTGCTGCTGACTTCGTTACCGCTGTGGGTAGCCATTGCCTGCGCTTTCGTAGGCCTGTTTACGAGCGCTGGCGGCTACGTGGCGGCTGGCGGGGCAAGTAAATAGATCGTGCCCGCGAAGCGGAGTGTCGCGAGGCATGAACCACTTCATTGTTGCTAGAGTGACCTACCTCATTTATTCGTAGGTTTCCGTCGTGAGTGTGGGGCGGAGTGAGCAACAATGTGAGGGTGCGTGTGAGAGAACCTGGTAAAGGCGGCGGTCGGGGAATGGCTGCGGTGTATTCCCTGGCCGCCACTTACTTTTTGAGCGCCCTCTGCGGGTCGATGACCGGCCTGACTGTGGCCCTATACTTTGCCAGCTTGGACAGCGGCGAGCTGTTTGTTTCTGCGATCATGGTCGCGGGAATGACTGCGCAGGTCTTTGTTGCACCTTTGCTTGCGCCGCTTTTTGATCGTTACAGTGCATATCGCATTTCGTTCGTCACGTTATGCATAGAGATTGTGGTGCTCTCACTGATGGCTGCCTTGCCAACGCCATTGGTGCTCATTGCGGGAGGTTTGGTCAACACGTGTCTGGCGGGGCTGTCTGGACCGGCGTTCTTTACTATTATCGACGCCCAAGCGCCGGAAGGCGCGCAAGCCAAGGTATTCTCCCTGCTGGATACCGGCCGTTTTGCTGGCCGGTTTCTGGGCCCGGTGATGGGCGGGTTGCTGCTGGATCTGGCCAACATTCGGGTGGCGCTCCTCTTCGAGGTAGTTGCTAGTGTTATCTGCTTGCTAGTGCTGGCACTTGTCTATCGCAGTGCTGACCGCGGTGCCCTGGTGGAGCGTAGCGCGCCGCCTACGTCTATGACCTTCTTACAAAAAGTCATCGAAGCTCCCAAAATGCTGTTGACCACCCCTAGCTCACGTCAAGCGTTGACCAGTATCTGGGCCGCCATTATCTTTACCTCCATCTTCGGGGTGGCTCAGGTATTCTTCGCCACTCAAACCTTAGAGCTCAGCGGAGCGATGTACGCGATTTTGTCTCAGGCCTTCATTGTGGGCCGGATTGTGGGCGCCCGCTTGGGTGGGCGCCTAAATGCTGATAACGCGCTGCGCTGCCTGGTCGGCGGTGGCGTGGTGTTGGGCCTGAGCGTGGGGTTGCCCGGGGTGTTTCCCTCTGTGGTGCTTGCAATGGCCTGCTTCTTCGTCGGTGGTGTGGCCAACTCGGTCCAAGTGGCAGCTTTGCGCTTGGTGGTTATCGGAGCGGTTCCGGAACAGATCAAGCCCAAGGCACTATCGGCCATGGGGGCTATCAACAACTCCGCCATGCTGATTGGTTACGTGATAGGCGCCCCGGTGGTGGGTCTGACTGGTCCCGCCACGGCGTTTATAATCTCCGGCTTTGGCACTGTGGTCTTGACCTTGGGGCCAGCGCTGGTGCGTGCGGCGCGACGGCGCACTTAAGCCTGCTGTTGGTTCACGTCGCCTTCCCAACTAGCCCACGTGAACTTGGGCTCTAGGCCCAACTTGTGGTTGATGGCCAGCATCTGGGTGTTGGTGGTGGCGTTGAAGGTGCTTACCCGGGCAATGTCCGGGAAGCGCTGGCGCAGGTGATCATAGAGCGCAGCCTTGACCGTCATGCCGAGGCCTTGGCCGCGGGCACGACGGTGAACCACGGTCAAGTCCTGCTCCGCAACGCGGGCGGCCTCCTCCGGACCAGGGACCCGGGCATAGGAGAAGGCGGCAATACCGGCGGCATCGACCAAGCACGCATTGACCAGCGTGCCGGGAGCAGCGCTGAGGTGGGCGGCGGCATCGGCAAGCCGTTGGCGGGTCCATGGCTCGGCAGAGGGGGCGGCAGAGGGCACATCCTGGGAACTAATGGTCATAATCTCTAAGAAAGAATCCACTAGCTCCTCGGGCACCTCCACATCATCGAAGAACACTGGGGTCAGCCCCGCGGGAAGCTGCGGGCGGGGGCTAAGCGCCAGGTCCAGCAAAGAGGCCGTTTCCTCCACGGCGGTGCGCATGCCCTGGCCACGCAAGGCCCGGCAGAGAGGATCAGTATCCAGCCCACCAGCAGGACAGTCGCTGCCCACAATCAACCGCGTGCGCTCGGCCGCCCGGCACCGGGCGATGACCTCCTCCCACAGCGCGCTAAACGTAGGGCCATCGAAGCCGCCGGGAAAGGTGAAGGACGCATGGGCGACCTCGGTGTTATCGACGTGTGGCAGGCGCAGCGTGGCAAACCCCCGGAAGCCAAGGTCCGTCTCATCTTCCTGGCTGGGCAGCGTGGTGTGGCCCTGCGGGTCCTGCACTGCGGCGAGCACAATCAAGGTGCGCTGAGGGACGGGCCGCAGATTGTTCAGGTCCTGGGCGATGGGCACCGCGAAGTCATCGCCGCCGCTGAGCTGGCGCATATGGGCATTAAAGGCCTGGTTGAGGGCGCGCACGGCAGTGGAAGGGTGGACATTATCGGGCAGGTGCGGGGGCGCTAGGGGGAGAATGTGCATGTGGCCAGTGTAATGGTCTACCGGCGGGGGAGTGACATGGGCGGAGAAAGGCTGACACGGTGGCCAAAAGGTGGCATGCTGGAAGGCATGAGTACTGGCAAGCTAATTCTTTTGCGTCATGGACAGTCCAAGTGGAACGAGTCAAACCAATTCACCGGCTGGGTCGATGTGGACCTCACGGAAAAGGGGGAGGGGGAAGCCAAGCGCGGCGGCCAGCTGCTGGCTGAAGAAGGTCTGCTGCCCAACGTGGTTTACACCTCCTTGCTGCGCCGCGCCATCCGTACCGCCAACATTGCGCTCAATGCCGCGGACCGCCACTGGATTCCCGTGGTGCGCGACTGGCGTTTGAATGAGCGCCACTACGGCGCGCTGCAGGGCCTAAACAAGGCAGAGACCAAGGATAAGTACGGTGAGGAGCAGTTCATGCAGTGGCGCCGCTCCTACGGCACCCCGCCGCCGGAGCTGGAGGACGGCAGCGAATACTCCCAGGCCGGGGACCCGCGCTACGCCCAGCTAGAGACCGTGCCGCGCACCGAGTGCCTCAAGGACGTGGTGGAGCGCCTGGTTCCCTACTTTGAAGAAGAGATCCTCCCGCGCGTCAAGAACGGCGAGAACGTCCTGGTCGCCGCGCACGGCAACTCCCTGCGTGCGCTGGTCAAGCACCTGGACAATATCTCCGATGAGGACATCGCGGCGCTAAATATCCCCACCGGCATCCCGCTGGTCTACGAGATTAATGCGGATGGCGCCGTGGCCAACCCCGGCGGCACCTACCTGGACCCGGAGGCTGCCGCTGCCGGCGCTGCCGCCGTGGCCGCGCAGGGCGGTAAGTAAGCCCTCAGGCGGCAGGCAGGCCATGACATACCTCCTCACCTTCCTGATGGGTGTGTTGGCATGTTGGATAGTGCGCCCCCGGCTGCAACAGCTGTGGGGGCGCTTTCAACGTGCCCGCACCCCGGACACGGACGCCAACCAAGTCACCACCATCAGCCAAGTGCTGCATTTAAGCGCCCAGGGCGCGCCGATGGGACTGGTAGTTGTTGACCGCGCTGGCGACGTCATTTTGTCCAACCCCGCGGCCCACGACATGGCCCTGGTCCATGATCGCACCTTGAATGCCCAGGTGTGGGAGGTGGTCCAGCAGGTGCAGGTGGACAAGGAAGAGCGCCGGGCGGATGTGGCCATCCACAAACGCCGCACCGGACAGCGCGTGACGCAGGTCCAAGCCTTGGTCAAGCCGCTTACTCTCAACGATGACCGCTTTGTGCTCGTCTGCGGCACCGACGAGTCCGAGTCTGTGCGCATGGAAGCCGCCCGCCGCGACTTCGTGGCCAACGTCTCCCATGAGCTCAAGACGCCGGTGGGGGGCATCGGCCTGCTGGCAGAAGCCCTGCTCCAAGACCCAGAAGACCCCGAGCACGTGCGCTACTTTGGCCAGCGCGTGCGCAAGGAAGCCCAGCGCATCGCGGATATGGTCAATGAACTCATTGCCCTGTCTAAGCTTCAAGGCGCCGAGCGCTTGCCATCCATGCAGCCGCTGCTGGTAGATGAGCTGGTGGCCGAGGCGATTGCTCGCAATCAGCTGGCCGCAGATTCTTCGGGCATTGAGCTTATAACCGGTGAGACCACTGGTGTGGAGGTGCTAGGGGATCACTCCTTGCTGGTCACCGCGCTATCCAACCTGGTCTCCAACGCTATTAATTACTCCCCGGAGGCCACGCCGGTGTCCATTAGCCAAAAGGTGGTGGGCGAGGACGTGGTGCTCATTCAGGTTACTGACCGTGGCGTGGGCATTGCCCCGGAGTACCAAAAGCGCGTATTTGAGCGCTTTTTCCGGGTGGATAAGGCCCGTTCGCGCCAGACTGGCGGCACGGGCTTGGGGTTGTCCATCGTCAAGCACGCGGTGGCCAATCACGGTGGCAATATCAAGCTGTGGTCACGCCCCGGCACCGGCTCCACCTTTACAATTGAACTGCCGGTTCACTCCCGCGACCAGGCAGTGCTTGCCGATGCCCCCCGCACGCCCACCGCCGAAAGGACACCGCCGCAATGACCACCATCCTCATTGTCGAAGACGAAGAATCCTTGGCTGAGCCCTTAGCCTTCCTGCTGGGCAAGGAAGGCTTTGACACCGTCATCGCCCCCGATGGTCCCAGTGCGCTGAGCGAATTTGGTGCCCGTGACATCGACATTGTGCTGCTGGACCTCATGCTGCCGGGCATGTCGGGTACGCAGGTGTGCCAACGCTTGCGCCAGACTTCCCAGGTTCCCATCATCATGGTCACTGCCAGGGACTCTGAGATAGATAAGGTGGTGGGCCTGGAGCTTGGCGCAGATGACTATGTGACCAAGCCGTATTCCTCCCGCGAGCTCATTGCGCGCATTCGCGCCGTGTTGCGCCGGGGTGGGGAAGAAGAGGCCTCCCAGGAGCAGATCCTTGAAGGCGGGCGGGTGCGCCTGGATGTTGAGCGCCACCTGGTCCAGGTGGACGGGGAGCCGGTGTCCATGCCGCTGAAGGAATTTGACCTGCTGGAATACCTGCTGCGCAATGCCGGGCGGGTGCTTACTCGCAGCCAGCTTATCGAGCGCGTGTGGGGTGCGGACTACGTGGGCGATACCAAGACCCTTGACGTACACATCAAGCGCCTGCGCTCCAAAATCGAAGCCGAGCCCTCGCAACCCCGCCACCTGGTCACCGTGCGCGGCTTGGGCTATAAGTTCGAGCCTTAAAGCTGCGGTGCGGGGCTCGACCGGCGAGGAGGGGCGGACGCTGGGGGTTAGGGGGCATCGGCAGATTGGTGGCGGTGAGCAGAGGCCGGGTGGACCGGCCATGCCACCCCCGCGCGCGCCGCGGCCTCCCGGGCGCGCAGGTGGGAGGCCAGAATCTCGTAGCATTGCTGTCCCATGAGGGCAATGAGCTCGGTGCGCTGGGAGCGCCAGAGGGGCTGCGCGGCGTTGTGGCAGGCGGCATCGGCAGAGCAATACCAGTCGAAGTCCTCCCCGCCGCCACCCCAGCCGCGGCGATCGTACTCGCCAATCTGGGTGCGTAGAATCTCCTGGCCATCCGGGCGCTCTTCATAATCTTCGTAGCGGCGGATGGGCAGCTGCCAACACACTTCCGGCTTGACCACGGTCAGCTCCTCGCCTTCGGCCACCGCCCATTGGTGCAGCGCGCAGCCCGCGCCGGTGGGCCAACCCGCCCGGTTGGCAAAGACGCATGCGCCCTCGCGGACTACGGTTTTCAGCGCTGGCTCGGCCTCGCCGTCTTCTCCATCGAGTTCATCCCACACCAGCCACGGCTCCGGGGCCCGGGTCGGGTCCGGTTCCTCTTCGTTTAGCGGTTGGCTAAGGTCAAAGTCCCCCAGAACTTCTGCGCGGCGCTGCCAGAAGCGGGCGGGCATGCGCTGGAC
Coding sequences within:
- a CDS encoding GNAT family N-acetyltransferase; this encodes MHILPLAPPHLPDNVHPSTAVRALNQAFNAHMRQLSGGDDFAVPIAQDLNNLRPVPQRTLIVLAAVQDPQGHTTLPSQEDETDLGFRGFATLRLPHVDNTEVAHASFTFPGGFDGPTFSALWEEVIARCRAAERTRLIVGSDCPAGGLDTDPLCRALRGQGMRTAVEETASLLDLALSPRPQLPAGLTPVFFDDVEVPEELVDSFLEIMTISSQDVPSAAPSAEPWTRQRLADAAAHLSAAPGTLVNACLVDAAGIAAFSYARVPGPEEAARVAEQDLTVVHRRARGQGLGMTVKAALYDHLRQRFPDIARVSTFNATTNTQMLAINHKLGLEPKFTWASWEGDVNQQQA
- a CDS encoding phosphoglyceromutase codes for the protein MSTGKLILLRHGQSKWNESNQFTGWVDVDLTEKGEGEAKRGGQLLAEEGLLPNVVYTSLLRRAIRTANIALNAADRHWIPVVRDWRLNERHYGALQGLNKAETKDKYGEEQFMQWRRSYGTPPPELEDGSEYSQAGDPRYAQLETVPRTECLKDVVERLVPYFEEEILPRVKNGENVLVAAHGNSLRALVKHLDNISDEDIAALNIPTGIPLVYEINADGAVANPGGTYLDPEAAAAGAAAVAAQGGK
- a CDS encoding sensor histidine kinase: MTYLLTFLMGVLACWIVRPRLQQLWGRFQRARTPDTDANQVTTISQVLHLSAQGAPMGLVVVDRAGDVILSNPAAHDMALVHDRTLNAQVWEVVQQVQVDKEERRADVAIHKRRTGQRVTQVQALVKPLTLNDDRFVLVCGTDESESVRMEAARRDFVANVSHELKTPVGGIGLLAEALLQDPEDPEHVRYFGQRVRKEAQRIADMVNELIALSKLQGAERLPSMQPLLVDELVAEAIARNQLAADSSGIELITGETTGVEVLGDHSLLVTALSNLVSNAINYSPEATPVSISQKVVGEDVVLIQVTDRGVGIAPEYQKRVFERFFRVDKARSRQTGGTGLGLSIVKHAVANHGGNIKLWSRPGTGSTFTIELPVHSRDQAVLADAPRTPTAERTPPQ
- a CDS encoding response regulator transcription factor, producing MTTILIVEDEESLAEPLAFLLGKEGFDTVIAPDGPSALSEFGARDIDIVLLDLMLPGMSGTQVCQRLRQTSQVPIIMVTARDSEIDKVVGLELGADDYVTKPYSSRELIARIRAVLRRGGEEEASQEQILEGGRVRLDVERHLVQVDGEPVSMPLKEFDLLEYLLRNAGRVLTRSQLIERVWGADYVGDTKTLDVHIKRLRSKIEAEPSQPRHLVTVRGLGYKFEP